One genomic segment of bacterium includes these proteins:
- a CDS encoding type IV pilus twitching motility protein PilT, whose protein sequence is MEMNELLKIVVDRNASDIHLVVGKPPVLRIDGRLDVLDFEELTNENTEKLMKSITSEHHQQKLQEMGGTDFGFSFGDIARFRVAIYKERGNTSIAMRLIPMKLLTFEELGLAEQVKQLMYRQRGLILVTGPTGCGKTTTLATMIDYIARNRDAHIITVEDPIEYYHTHHNGVMSQRELGVDVPSFSEALVRALRQDPDIIMVGEMRDLATMEAAISAAETGHLVFATLHTTGAAATIDRIVDAFPTAQQEQIRTQLSESLVAVISQQLIPRTTGGRIASYEIMVATSAIKNLIREKKSYRIISSIQTGKKLGMKTMDDSLTMLYNSKIISYEEYITRCYSVADAEAKAGETGNV, encoded by the coding sequence ATGGAGATGAATGAACTGCTGAAAATCGTTGTAGACAGGAATGCTTCTGACATACACTTAGTAGTAGGTAAGCCTCCTGTTTTGCGCATAGATGGAAGACTGGATGTTCTTGATTTTGAGGAGCTGACAAACGAGAACACGGAGAAGTTAATGAAAAGTATTACCTCAGAACATCATCAGCAAAAATTACAAGAGATGGGAGGAACAGATTTTGGTTTTTCTTTTGGAGATATAGCAAGATTCCGTGTAGCTATTTATAAAGAAAGAGGGAATACTTCAATTGCAATGAGACTTATACCTATGAAGCTTCTGACATTTGAGGAGCTAGGATTGGCAGAGCAAGTTAAACAGCTTATGTACAGACAGCGTGGTCTAATTCTGGTGACTGGTCCAACTGGTTGTGGTAAGACAACAACACTTGCCACAATGATTGATTATATAGCGAGAAATAGAGATGCTCATATAATAACAGTTGAAGATCCTATAGAGTATTACCACACTCATCACAATGGTGTTATGTCTCAGAGAGAATTGGGGGTGGATGTCCCTTCGTTCTCCGAAGCTCTTGTCAGGGCACTAAGACAGGATCCAGATATTATAATGGTGGGAGAGATGAGAGACCTAGCTACAATGGAGGCAGCTATTTCAGCCGCAGAAACTGGGCATCTGGTATTTGCAACCTTGCATACAACAGGCGCTGCAGCTACAATTGACAGAATAGTAGATGCTTTTCCTACTGCGCAGCAGGAACAAATAAGGACACAATTGTCTGAGTCTCTTGTGGCAGTAATTTCCCAGCAATTGATTCCTAGAACCACAGGGGGAAGAATAGCATCTTATGAGATAATGGTTGCTACTTCAGCTATAAAGAATTTAATAAGGGAAAAGAAGAGCTATAGAATAATTTCATCCATTCAAACAGGGAAAAAGCTTGGCATGAAAACAATGGATGATTCTCTAACAATGCTTTACAACAGTAAAATAATAAGCTATGAAGAGTATATTACGCGTTGTTATAGTGTAGCAGATGCTGAAGCGAAGGCTGGAGAGACGGGAAATGTCTAG
- the gspE gene encoding type II secretion system ATPase GspE yields MGEDRRKFLGEILQDIGLISEKKLETALAEQRQTGERLGNILIKLGYIDSEGLCKALASQFGLKTINISEYNVAQEVIDKVPSSVAKKHKIVPLKFENNTLTIAMASPLNLLALDNLRIVLNCEVEGLLATEEQIESSLERYYGVREETIDSMLQELSEQDIDFVSGEAAEEEEGISDEAPVIKLVGLLILEALRAGASDIHIEPLEDRFRIRYRVDGVLHEVPAPPKRLEKSVISRIKIMSGMNIAEKRLPQDGKIGLTLLGKDIDLRVSALPAIHGESVVLRILDKTSLLLGMAELGFLKEDMKRFESLIASPNGIILVTGPTGSGKTTTLYAALNKINQPDRKLITVEDPVEYQLTGINQVNVKSEIGLTFANVLRSILRQAPDIIMIGEIRDNETAEIAIRSALTGHLVFSTLHTNDAPSAVTRLIDMGIKPFLVASSIQAVLAQRLVRTICPECKETYTPREDEILQLERAFKKKDMGKTQFYKGKGCPKCSHTGYKGRIGIFELFVLNSEIRALILKRASSSQIREKACEFGMKTLRQDGLEKVVIGMTTLSEVERVTQKDVELEGAV; encoded by the coding sequence GTGGGGGAAGATAGAAGGAAATTTCTGGGAGAAATACTTCAGGACATAGGTTTGATCTCAGAAAAGAAGTTGGAGACTGCTTTAGCGGAGCAGCGGCAGACAGGTGAAAGACTTGGGAATATACTAATAAAGCTTGGATATATAGATAGTGAAGGGCTTTGTAAGGCATTAGCTTCGCAATTCGGTCTGAAAACGATAAATATATCTGAGTATAATGTTGCGCAGGAAGTGATAGATAAAGTTCCTTCATCAGTCGCAAAAAAACATAAAATTGTACCTTTAAAGTTTGAAAATAATACTTTAACAATTGCTATGGCTAGTCCACTGAATCTTCTTGCATTGGATAATCTAAGAATAGTACTGAATTGCGAAGTTGAAGGATTGTTAGCTACAGAAGAACAGATTGAAAGTTCCCTGGAAAGATATTATGGTGTCAGGGAAGAAACAATTGACAGCATGCTTCAAGAGTTGAGTGAACAGGACATAGATTTTGTTAGTGGTGAAGCTGCCGAGGAAGAAGAAGGGATATCTGATGAAGCGCCAGTTATAAAATTGGTCGGTTTATTAATATTGGAAGCACTTCGTGCCGGAGCAAGCGATATACATATTGAGCCTTTAGAGGATAGATTTAGAATAAGATATCGTGTGGATGGAGTGTTGCATGAAGTACCCGCTCCTCCTAAGAGACTGGAGAAATCCGTGATCTCCCGTATCAAGATTATGTCCGGTATGAACATTGCAGAAAAGAGACTTCCTCAGGATGGTAAAATAGGATTAACTTTATTGGGGAAAGATATTGACTTGCGTGTATCGGCACTGCCTGCGATACATGGGGAAAGTGTCGTATTAAGAATCCTCGATAAAACCAGTTTATTACTGGGCATGGCTGAACTTGGGTTTTTAAAGGAGGATATGAAAAGATTTGAATCTCTGATTGCATCGCCTAATGGTATTATTCTTGTCACAGGTCCAACAGGTAGTGGTAAAACAACAACTCTTTATGCGGCTCTCAATAAGATAAATCAGCCGGACAGAAAATTAATAACAGTTGAAGACCCTGTTGAATACCAATTAACAGGGATCAATCAGGTTAATGTAAAAAGCGAAATTGGACTGACATTTGCTAATGTTTTAAGGTCTATATTGAGACAGGCTCCGGATATTATAATGATTGGAGAGATTCGCGATAATGAAACAGCGGAAATTGCTATAAGATCTGCTTTAACAGGACATCTGGTGTTCTCTACGCTTCACACTAATGATGCTCCCAGCGCAGTAACACGGCTTATTGATATGGGAATAAAGCCTTTCTTGGTGGCTTCATCGATTCAGGCAGTTCTTGCACAGAGATTGGTCAGAACAATCTGCCCAGAATGCAAAGAAACATACACTCCAAGGGAAGATGAAATTTTACAATTAGAAAGGGCATTTAAGAAAAAAGATATGGGTAAAACACAGTTCTATAAAGGTAAAGGGTGTCCAAAGTGCTCTCATACAGGTTATAAAGGGAGGATAGGTATTTTCGAATTGTTTGTGCTTAATAGTGAAATTCGTGCGTTGATTCTTAAGAGGGCTTCAAGTTCACAAATTAGAGAAAAGGCGTGTGAATTTGGTATGAAGACTCTAAGGCAAGACGGATTGGAGAAAGTTGTAATTGGAATGACTACGCTTTCTGAGGTGGAACGAGTAACTCAAAAAGATGTAGAATTGGAAGGAGCAGTATAA
- the prmC gene encoding peptide chain release factor N(5)-glutamine methyltransferase produces the protein MKIKELVLRTTDYLARHNIPSPRLDAEVLLSYLLKKERIFLYLNWDSILKKHTIDIFRKLVLKRSEHVPIAYLIGHKEFMSIDFEVNEKVLIPRPETETLIEATLKKMALQPNREWVAIDMGTGCGNIAVALAKSQNIRIYASDISEDALNISKKNAEKNKVEKSIRFLCGDLFKSFDGLNLAEKIDFIVSNPPYVSSSDFEKLPIDIKQYEPRIALDGGTDGIDFYPELVKGAEEFLKPNGFLIMEIGYGQVEGIKKLVSLRGTFFTPEIVRDYGGIERVIICTRHS, from the coding sequence TTGAAGATTAAAGAATTAGTTCTTCGCACAACAGATTATCTTGCAAGGCATAATATTCCCTCTCCTCGTTTGGATGCAGAGGTTTTGCTATCATATCTCTTAAAGAAAGAAAGAATATTTTTATATCTTAATTGGGATAGTATTCTTAAAAAACACACCATAGACATTTTTAGAAAACTTGTTTTAAAAAGGTCAGAGCACGTACCAATTGCGTATTTAATAGGGCATAAAGAGTTTATGTCCATTGATTTTGAGGTAAATGAAAAAGTATTAATTCCTAGGCCTGAGACTGAAACATTAATTGAAGCAACGTTAAAGAAGATGGCGCTTCAACCAAATAGAGAATGGGTAGCAATTGATATGGGAACAGGTTGTGGAAATATAGCAGTTGCTCTTGCCAAAAGTCAGAATATCAGGATCTATGCTTCTGATATCTCGGAAGATGCATTGAATATCTCCAAAAAAAATGCAGAAAAAAACAAAGTAGAAAAGTCAATAAGATTTCTTTGTGGAGACTTGTTCAAGAGTTTTGATGGTCTAAACCTCGCCGAAAAGATTGATTTTATTGTATCAAATCCTCCTTATGTTTCTTCATCGGATTTTGAGAAATTACCTATTGATATAAAGCAATACGAACCTAGAATCGCTCTTGATGGTGGAACTGATGGTATTGATTTTTATCCTGAACTAGTTAAAGGTGCAGAGGAATTTTTAAAACCAAATGGGTTTCTTATTATGGAAATAGGATATGGACAGGTTGAAGGAATTAAAAAACTTGTTTCCTTAAGAGGCACATTTTTTACTCCCGAAATTGTCAGAGACTACGGAGGCATTGAGAGAGTAATTATATGCACACGCCATTCTTGA
- the prfA gene encoding peptide chain release factor 1 encodes MLLDKLDNIKKRGDELTELMSDSQIISNRGQYQKYAKEYTDIKDTIKEYEKYREILNDISKHKEILSNPAEDKDFLELVKSEIADLEAKKEKIEDNLRVLLDPEARDWNKDIIMEIRGGAGGDEASLFAEDLFRMYGKYAEKKGWKIEILSSHSRESGGFREVVFAVKGKNVYRRLRFESGTHRVQRVPVTETSGRIHTSTVTVAVLPEPEDVEIKINPQELKVDTFRASGAGGQHVNTTDSAVRITHIPTNLVVECQDERSQHKNKVKAMRVLRARLLHKVREDQQKQISQDRKKQVGTGDRSEKIRTYNFSQARITNHRINFTSHKLQAFLQGDMDELIEAELSVGFKRD; translated from the coding sequence TTATATCTAATAGAGGCCAATATCAGAAGTATGCCAAGGAATACACTGATATAAAGGACACAATAAAGGAATATGAAAAATATAGGGAAATTTTGAATGATATATCGAAGCACAAAGAGATTCTCTCAAACCCCGCTGAAGACAAGGATTTTCTAGAACTAGTTAAATCAGAGATAGCGGATTTGGAAGCTAAAAAAGAGAAGATAGAGGATAATCTACGGGTATTACTGGATCCGGAGGCGCGCGATTGGAACAAAGATATTATTATGGAAATACGGGGTGGGGCTGGTGGAGATGAAGCCAGTCTTTTTGCTGAAGACCTATTTCGTATGTATGGTAAGTATGCTGAAAAGAAGGGATGGAAGATAGAAATTTTGTCATCGCATTCAAGAGAATCGGGCGGTTTTAGAGAGGTGGTTTTTGCGGTAAAAGGAAAGAATGTTTACAGAAGATTGAGATTTGAAAGTGGAACACATCGTGTTCAAAGGGTTCCGGTTACTGAGACCAGCGGCCGCATTCACACATCTACAGTTACTGTGGCAGTGCTTCCTGAACCTGAAGATGTTGAAATTAAAATAAATCCGCAAGAATTAAAAGTTGATACATTTAGGGCATCAGGAGCTGGAGGGCAGCATGTCAATACAACAGACTCAGCAGTTAGAATAACCCATATACCAACGAATCTAGTTGTTGAATGTCAGGATGAAAGATCACAGCATAAAAACAAAGTTAAGGCAATGAGAGTATTAAGAGCACGCCTGCTCCATAAAGTTAGGGAAGATCAGCAAAAGCAGATTTCTCAGGATAGAAAAAAACAAGTTGGTACAGGAGACAGAAGCGAAAAGATTCGCACGTATAATTTTTCCCAAGCGCGAATCACAAATCATCGCATAAATTTTACTTCTCATAAGCTTCAGGCTTTTCTTCAAGGTGATATGGATGAATTGATAGAAGCTGAATTATCAGTGGGTTTTAAGCGGGATTGA